Proteins from a genomic interval of Capsicum annuum cultivar UCD-10X-F1 chromosome 4, UCD10Xv1.1, whole genome shotgun sequence:
- the LOC107868642 gene encoding uncharacterized protein LOC107868642 isoform X2: MARGSVSKQLESVYISISAMKRHLISRIDRVDSKIDDCVDNTAATRDEETKIRRNEGRQNETNYGVGKLVAFVRSIIETSRAKEQIEAPPSSSSRAALELPSVASSAQRPLHGAVSASGLKELGGISDVVEVSRESSPQVSNAVSHLRTEEQ, translated from the exons ATGGCACGTGGTAGTGTGTCCAAACAGCTTGAGAGCGTATATATATCTATTTCT GCGATGAAGCGCCATTTAATTTCACGAATTGACCGCGTGGATTCTAAAATTGACGATTGTGTGGATAATACTGCTGCAACGAGAGACGAG GAGACGAAAATTAGGAGAAATGAAGGGAGACAG AATGAAACAAACTATGGTGTGGGGAAGTTGGTTGCTTTTGTGAGGAGCATTATTGAAACTAGTAGAGCCAAGGAGCAGATTGAG GCACCTCCATCTAGTTCATCTAGAGCTGCCCTTGAATTACCATCTGTAGCTTCCTCAGCACAG CGTCCTTTGCATGGTGCCGTATCTGCCTCAGGCCTTAAG GAACTTGGAGGTATATCAGATGTAGTCGAAGTGTCACGTGAAAGCAGTCCTCAGGTTTCCAATGCTGTTTCCCACCTCAGAACAGAGGAGCAATGA
- the LOC107868642 gene encoding uncharacterized protein LOC107868642 isoform X1, with the protein MARGSVSKQLESVYISISAMKRHLISRIDRVDSKIDDCVDNTAATRDEVSEIRGKVRTFGENVQSVHLVVQSLETKIRRNEGRQNETNYGVGKLVAFVRSIIETSRAKEQIEAPPSSSSRAALELPSVASSAQRPLHGAVSASGLKELGGISDVVEVSRESSPQVSNAVSHLRTEEQ; encoded by the exons ATGGCACGTGGTAGTGTGTCCAAACAGCTTGAGAGCGTATATATATCTATTTCT GCGATGAAGCGCCATTTAATTTCACGAATTGACCGCGTGGATTCTAAAATTGACGATTGTGTGGATAATACTGCTGCAACGAGAGACGAG GTTTCTGAGATTCGAGGAAAAGTGAGAACATTTGGTGAGAATGTCCAGTCAGTTCATCTTGTTGTCCAATCACTG GAGACGAAAATTAGGAGAAATGAAGGGAGACAG AATGAAACAAACTATGGTGTGGGGAAGTTGGTTGCTTTTGTGAGGAGCATTATTGAAACTAGTAGAGCCAAGGAGCAGATTGAG GCACCTCCATCTAGTTCATCTAGAGCTGCCCTTGAATTACCATCTGTAGCTTCCTCAGCACAG CGTCCTTTGCATGGTGCCGTATCTGCCTCAGGCCTTAAG GAACTTGGAGGTATATCAGATGTAGTCGAAGTGTCACGTGAAAGCAGTCCTCAGGTTTCCAATGCTGTTTCCCACCTCAGAACAGAGGAGCAATGA